The Bacillus spongiae genomic interval GCAATTGGTCACAGAGATAAATGAAACTTCTAGCGATAAGGGAGTCGATGTCACGATCAATAGTGCCTATTATGATGGAGCTGTAATGGGAATTAGCTTTACTGTGAAAGGTGAAGTGAAGGAAGAAAACGGTCGAGTGGAAGGCTTTTATAAAATTTTTGATGGAGACGAAGGAGTTTCTGACAGCAAGGAGCTCGTCTATATGGAACCGTCAGGGGATGGATACGTGGGACAGGTGCAAACATATTATCCTGAAATGGATCTACCTGCTGATACGACCTTTCCATTTGAACTGAAGAGAATTGGTGGGAAAGAGGGAAGTTGGAGGTTTGATGTTCCGATTCAGCAGCTACCCTATGAAACAATTGAAGTGAATAAAATGAGTCAGGTAGTAGAGGATGGCGATGTGATGGTACACGTTGATTCATTAATTATAGGGAATGCATCAACGACCATTAATTATACGGCCACGTCACCGCGTGAGGGAAAACACGACCAAGTCAGGTTAGAGCTATATGATGACCAAGGTGAGTCAATCCAAATTTCATCAAGAATTGGTTTAGACTCGATGGAAAAGGATGACAAAATCATCGATAAAGGCAGAGTTATTATCCCCGGTTTATTAGAAGATACAAGTTACTTAAAGATTCTACCGAAAGTAGCAATTTATGAGCCTGACCAGTATGTAAAGGTAACAGCGAGCGCTCCTATTGAAGTTCGATCAAACCGACAGGATCTATCTGTAATGATTGAGCGAATGGATGTGAGAGATAAGGAAGTCGTGATTGACTTTCAACTGAATAAGAGAAACGAAAAAGAAAGAGACTTCTTGTTTTTTAAACAGGTCGCTGATCATGATGTGACATTAGTGAAAAAATCAGAAAAAGACATTTATCAGGAAGTGATGGAACATTCGACTAAAACACTTGATAAGGATGAGCTGAGGTTTAGAAGTTCATTCGATATTAGTGGTATAAATGATTTTAATACAGAGGATTATGTTTTTAGGGTGCATTTATCTTCTTTGAGTTCGAATATTCCTGTTGAATTAGAGAGTGTAATGATAGATTTAAAATAAATTAATGTAGGAGAGGGAGATTTTTACTCTAACGACTTTGTTTCGGTTGAGTGAAATGGAGAATAGTCAGCTTTGACAATTTAGGTTGTGTAGTGTTCTTCACTATGATTTAAGGTGTCGCATCAAATAGGTGCGACATTTTAATCTTTGTAATAGGATGGAGGATGGCATGATTGATCCTGGTGGTTCGATTATTGATTATAATTAAATAATAGTGGATGTATATTTAAAACGTTTCATTTAAATAGATATAGAAAAAATACGGTCAGGATCTGTTTCTTATGACTGGTTAGGAGTTCGCTATTGTTGAATTCAGAGGTTGTTGCTGATCAAGTTAAAATAAAATCTATTAATCTAGTATTTTCTATTGACGACATTATATTGTAGATGTTATTATTGCTAAGTCGTCATTTGAACGAGAGAAAAAATCTTGCGCACGGAAAACTTTTTTAAAAAAGTTGTTGACTTTTAGAAGGTGAGCGTGGTAAGATAAATGAGTCGC includes:
- a CDS encoding DUF4179 domain-containing protein; the encoded protein is MDKEKFQQTYEEIQVPEGAVKNAIIAGVQQANGVSGSSGKSRKNWRIILSTAAAVAVVSSSFFIPSISNVMAGTPIIGGLYESFNDRIGRSLASQQLVTEINETSSDKGVDVTINSAYYDGAVMGISFTVKGEVKEENGRVEGFYKIFDGDEGVSDSKELVYMEPSGDGYVGQVQTYYPEMDLPADTTFPFELKRIGGKEGSWRFDVPIQQLPYETIEVNKMSQVVEDGDVMVHVDSLIIGNASTTINYTATSPREGKHDQVRLELYDDQGESIQISSRIGLDSMEKDDKIIDKGRVIIPGLLEDTSYLKILPKVAIYEPDQYVKVTASAPIEVRSNRQDLSVMIERMDVRDKEVVIDFQLNKRNEKERDFLFFKQVADHDVTLVKKSEKDIYQEVMEHSTKTLDKDELRFRSSFDISGINDFNTEDYVFRVHLSSLSSNIPVELESVMIDLK